The Xanthomonas sontii genome contains a region encoding:
- a CDS encoding phosphomannomutase — translation MSLPAFKAYDIRGRVPDELNEDLARRIGVALAGQLGSGPVVVGHDVRLASQGLQDALSAGLRASGREVIDIGLCGTEEVYFQTDHLQAAGGVMVTASHNPMDYNGMKLVRENARPISSDTGLFAIRDTVAADTAAAAEPTAAEHHRPDKSAYIEHLLSYVDRATLKPLKLVVNAGNGGAGAIVDLLAPHLPFEFVRVFHEPDGHFPNGIPNPLLPENRAATANAVKQHGADFGIAWDGDFDRCFFFDADGRFIEGYYLVGLLAQAILAKQPGGKVVHDPRLTWNTIEQVEEAGGIPVLCKSGHAFIKEKMRSENAVYGGEMSAHHYFREFAYADSGMIPWLLIAELVSQSGGSLADLVEARMQKFPCSGEINFKVADAKAAVARVMEHFASHAPTLDYTDGVSAEFADWRFNLRSSNTEPLLRLNVETRGDAALLEQRTQEISELLRG, via the coding sequence ATGTCGCTTCCCGCATTCAAGGCCTACGACATCCGCGGTCGCGTACCCGACGAACTGAACGAGGACTTGGCCCGCCGCATCGGCGTGGCGCTGGCGGGGCAATTGGGTAGCGGCCCGGTGGTGGTTGGCCATGACGTGCGCCTGGCCAGCCAGGGGCTGCAGGACGCACTGTCGGCCGGCCTGCGCGCCAGCGGCCGCGAGGTCATCGACATCGGCCTGTGCGGCACCGAGGAAGTGTATTTCCAGACCGACCACCTGCAGGCGGCCGGCGGCGTGATGGTTACCGCCAGCCACAACCCGATGGACTACAACGGCATGAAGCTGGTGCGCGAGAACGCGCGCCCGATCAGCTCCGACACCGGCCTGTTCGCGATCCGCGACACCGTCGCCGCCGACACCGCGGCGGCCGCCGAGCCGACCGCCGCCGAGCACCACCGCCCGGACAAGAGCGCTTACATCGAACACCTGCTGAGCTATGTCGACCGCGCCACGCTCAAGCCGCTGAAGCTGGTGGTCAACGCCGGCAACGGCGGCGCCGGCGCCATCGTCGACCTGCTCGCGCCGCACCTGCCGTTCGAGTTCGTGCGCGTCTTCCACGAACCGGACGGTCACTTCCCCAACGGCATTCCCAACCCGCTGCTGCCGGAGAACCGCGCCGCCACCGCCAACGCGGTCAAGCAGCACGGCGCCGACTTCGGTATCGCCTGGGACGGCGACTTCGACCGCTGCTTCTTCTTCGACGCCGACGGCCGCTTCATCGAGGGCTACTACCTGGTGGGCCTGCTGGCGCAGGCGATCCTGGCCAAGCAGCCGGGCGGCAAGGTCGTGCACGACCCACGCCTGACCTGGAACACCATCGAACAGGTCGAAGAAGCCGGCGGCATCCCGGTGCTGTGCAAGAGCGGCCATGCCTTCATCAAGGAGAAGATGCGCAGCGAGAACGCCGTGTACGGCGGCGAAATGAGCGCGCACCATTACTTCCGCGAATTCGCCTACGCCGACTCGGGCATGATCCCGTGGCTGCTGATCGCCGAACTGGTGTCGCAGTCCGGCGGCTCGCTGGCCGACCTGGTCGAGGCGCGCATGCAGAAATTCCCGTGCAGCGGCGAGATCAACTTCAAGGTCGCCGACGCCAAGGCGGCGGTGGCACGGGTGATGGAACACTTCGCCTCGCATGCGCCGACGCTGGACTACACCGACGGCGTCAGCGCCGAATTCGCCGACTGGCGTTTCAACCTGCGCAGTTCCAACACCGAACCGCTGCTGCGCCTGAACGTGGAAACCCGCGGCGACGCGGCGCTGCTGGAGCAGCGCACCCAGGAGATCTCCGAGCTGCTGCGCGGCTGA
- a CDS encoding mannose-1-phosphate guanylyltransferase/mannose-6-phosphate isomerase, with translation MSDVLPIILSGGSGTRLWPLSRESYPKQFLPLVGEQSMLQATWQRAAPVAAHAPIVVANEEHRFVAAEQLQQIGVKPHAILLEPKGRNTAPAIAVAALEAARDGADPLLLVLPSDHVIGDEAAFQAAVRVAAVAAEQGKLVTFGIKPTAPETGYGYIKAAAGDGAHAVERFVEKPDLATAKSYLASGEYYWNSGMFLFRASRYLEELRKFQPAIADACTKAWQSAKRDADFTRLDKEAFAASPSDSIDYAVMEKTADAVVVPLDAKWSDVGSWSALLDVSPQDTNGNAHHGDVIEIDCRNTYAYGSRLIAMVGLQDVVVVETDDAVLVGHRERIQEVKDIVGRIKADGRSEATWHRKVYRPWGAYDSIDNGQRFQVKRITVKPGATLSLQMHHHRAEHWIVVSGTAEVTRGEEVLLLTENQSTYIPLGVTHRLKNPGKLPLELIEVQSGSYLGEDDIVRFEDTYGRT, from the coding sequence ATGAGCGACGTCCTTCCCATCATCCTGTCCGGCGGTTCCGGCACGCGGCTGTGGCCGCTGTCGCGCGAGTCGTACCCGAAACAGTTCCTGCCGCTGGTCGGCGAGCAGAGCATGCTGCAGGCCACCTGGCAGCGCGCGGCACCCGTGGCCGCGCACGCGCCGATCGTGGTCGCCAACGAGGAGCACCGCTTCGTCGCGGCCGAGCAGTTGCAGCAGATCGGCGTGAAGCCACATGCGATCCTGCTCGAACCCAAGGGCCGCAACACCGCGCCGGCGATCGCCGTGGCGGCGCTGGAGGCCGCGCGCGATGGCGCCGACCCGCTGTTGCTGGTCCTGCCCTCCGACCATGTGATCGGCGACGAAGCCGCCTTCCAGGCCGCGGTGCGCGTGGCCGCCGTTGCGGCCGAGCAAGGCAAGCTGGTGACGTTCGGGATCAAGCCGACCGCACCGGAAACCGGCTACGGCTACATCAAGGCCGCCGCCGGCGACGGCGCGCACGCGGTCGAGCGCTTCGTCGAAAAGCCCGACCTGGCCACCGCGAAAAGCTACCTGGCCTCCGGCGAGTACTACTGGAACAGCGGCATGTTCCTGTTCCGCGCCTCGCGCTATCTGGAAGAACTGCGCAAGTTCCAACCCGCCATCGCCGATGCCTGCACCAAGGCCTGGCAATCGGCCAAGCGCGATGCCGACTTCACCCGTCTGGACAAGGAGGCCTTCGCCGCCAGCCCCTCCGATTCCATCGACTACGCGGTGATGGAGAAGACCGCCGACGCGGTGGTGGTGCCGCTGGACGCGAAGTGGAGCGATGTCGGCTCGTGGTCGGCGCTGCTGGACGTGTCGCCGCAGGACACCAACGGCAACGCCCACCACGGCGACGTGATCGAGATCGATTGCCGCAACACCTACGCCTACGGCTCGCGCCTGATCGCGATGGTGGGCCTGCAGGACGTGGTGGTGGTGGAGACCGACGATGCGGTACTGGTCGGCCATCGCGAACGCATCCAGGAAGTGAAGGACATCGTCGGCAGGATCAAGGCCGATGGGCGTTCCGAAGCCACCTGGCACCGCAAGGTGTACCGCCCGTGGGGCGCCTACGATTCGATCGACAACGGCCAGCGCTTCCAGGTCAAGCGCATCACGGTCAAGCCCGGCGCCACGCTGAGCCTGCAGATGCATCACCACCGTGCCGAGCACTGGATCGTGGTCAGCGGCACCGCCGAGGTCACGCGTGGCGAAGAGGTGCTGCTGCTCACCGAGAACCAGAGCACCTACATCCCGCTCGGCGTGACGCATCGTTTGAAGAACCCGGGCAAGCTGCCGCTGGAGCTGATCGAAGTGCAGTCGGGCAGCTACCTCGGCGAGGACGACATCGTGCGCTTCGAGGACACCTACGGTCGCACCTGA
- the rfbD gene encoding dTDP-4-dehydrorhamnose reductase, with amino-acid sequence MSVLVFGGNGQVGQELLPALAGQGPVVATTRSGQLPDGSACERADFDQPQTLGELLDRLRPTAVVNAAAYTAVDRAEQDAEAAHRANAESPAAIAAWCAAHGVPLVHYSTDYVFDGQGTQPYPEDAPTAPLGVYGATKLAGEEAIRASGAQHLIFRTAWVYAAHGHNFLRTMLRVGADRDELKVVADQVGTPTPAALIADVAARVLAQRATLPSGTWHLTAAGETTWHGFAEAIFAEAVAAGLLPRAPRVLPITTAEYPTPAKRPAYSRLDVSRLQRDFALELPQWRDGLRQVIGELAAAAPAA; translated from the coding sequence ATGAGCGTGCTGGTCTTCGGCGGCAACGGCCAGGTCGGGCAGGAACTGCTGCCGGCGCTGGCCGGGCAGGGCCCGGTGGTCGCGACCACGCGCAGCGGCCAGTTGCCCGACGGCAGCGCCTGCGAGCGCGCCGATTTCGACCAGCCGCAGACCCTGGGCGAACTGCTGGACCGGCTGCGGCCGACGGCGGTGGTCAATGCCGCGGCCTACACCGCGGTCGATCGTGCCGAGCAGGACGCCGAAGCGGCGCACCGTGCCAATGCCGAGTCGCCGGCGGCGATCGCCGCCTGGTGCGCGGCGCATGGCGTGCCGCTGGTGCATTACTCCACCGATTACGTGTTCGACGGGCAGGGCACGCAACCCTATCCCGAAGATGCGCCCACCGCGCCGCTGGGCGTGTACGGCGCCACCAAGCTGGCCGGCGAGGAGGCGATCCGCGCCTCCGGTGCGCAGCACCTGATCTTCCGCACCGCCTGGGTCTACGCCGCGCACGGCCACAATTTCCTGCGCACCATGTTGCGGGTCGGCGCCGACCGCGACGAACTCAAGGTGGTCGCCGACCAGGTCGGCACGCCGACGCCGGCGGCGCTGATCGCCGATGTCGCCGCGCGCGTGCTGGCACAGCGCGCGACGCTGCCGTCCGGCACCTGGCATCTGACCGCGGCCGGCGAGACCACCTGGCACGGTTTCGCCGAGGCGATCTTCGCCGAGGCGGTGGCCGCGGGCCTGTTGCCGCGTGCGCCGCGGGTGTTGCCGATCACCACCGCGGAGTATCCGACCCCGGCCAAGCGTCCGGCATATTCGCGTCTGGACGTGTCGCGCCTGCAGCGCGATTTCGCGCTGGAACTGCCACAGTGGCGCGATGGTCTGCGCCAGGTCATCGGCGAACTCGCCGCGGCAGCGCCGGCAGCCTGA
- the rfbC gene encoding dTDP-4-dehydrorhamnose 3,5-epimerase gives MNLIETAIPGCAVIEPRVFGDARGHFFESWNAERFAQAGLPAAFLQSNVSVSSKGVLRGLHYQWPRPQGKLVSVLEGEVYDVAVDIRRGSPYFGRWVAAILSAENHKQFWIPEGFAHGFAVLSERAVFSYLCTDVYVQEADASVRWDDADIAVDWPLNAPLLSAKDEKAPFLKDIAEDRLPVYQP, from the coding sequence TTGAACCTGATCGAGACCGCGATACCCGGCTGTGCTGTCATCGAACCCAGGGTGTTCGGCGACGCGCGCGGCCATTTCTTCGAAAGCTGGAACGCCGAGCGGTTTGCGCAGGCCGGTTTGCCGGCCGCGTTCTTGCAGAGCAACGTTTCAGTCTCTTCCAAGGGCGTGCTGCGTGGCTTGCACTATCAGTGGCCGCGGCCGCAGGGCAAGCTGGTCAGCGTCCTGGAGGGCGAGGTCTATGACGTCGCCGTGGACATACGCCGCGGTTCGCCTTACTTCGGTCGCTGGGTTGCCGCCATCTTGAGCGCGGAGAACCACAAGCAATTCTGGATCCCGGAGGGCTTCGCCCATGGGTTCGCGGTGCTGTCGGAGCGCGCGGTGTTCAGCTATCTCTGTACCGATGTCTACGTCCAGGAAGCGGATGCCTCGGTGCGCTGGGATGACGCCGATATTGCGGTGGACTGGCCGCTCAATGCGCCGTTGCTGTCGGCCAAGGACGAAAAGGCGCCATTTTTGAAGGACATCGCGGAGGATCGTCTGCCGGTCTACCAGCCATGA
- the rfbA gene encoding glucose-1-phosphate thymidylyltransferase RfbA yields MTQRKGIILAGGSGTRLYPITQAVSKQLLPVYDKPMIYYPLSVLMLAGIRQVLVINTPHEQALFRRLLGDGAQWGMEIQYAVQPSPDGLAQAYLIGRDFVDEKPSCLVLGDNIFHGHGLTETLRRADARMHGATVFGYWVNDPQRYGVAEFDQSGKVIDIEEKPASPRSNYAVTGLYFYDGDASRHAAALTPSARGELEITDLNRRYLQEGQLHLEALGRGYAWLDTGTHQSLHEASNFIETIQARQGLQVCCPEEIAFLQGWIDAEQLQRLALPMVKNSYGLYLQALAKRGKLL; encoded by the coding sequence ATGACCCAACGTAAGGGCATCATCCTCGCCGGAGGGTCCGGCACCAGGCTGTATCCGATCACCCAGGCGGTCAGCAAGCAATTGCTGCCCGTCTACGATAAGCCGATGATCTACTACCCGCTCAGCGTGCTGATGCTCGCGGGCATTCGTCAGGTGCTGGTGATCAATACGCCCCACGAGCAGGCGCTGTTCCGCAGGCTGCTGGGAGACGGGGCGCAGTGGGGCATGGAGATCCAGTACGCGGTGCAACCCAGCCCCGATGGATTGGCGCAGGCTTATCTGATCGGACGCGATTTCGTCGACGAAAAGCCAAGCTGTCTGGTGTTGGGCGACAACATCTTCCACGGCCATGGGTTGACCGAGACCTTGCGTCGCGCCGATGCCCGCATGCACGGCGCGACCGTGTTCGGCTACTGGGTGAACGATCCACAGCGTTATGGCGTGGCGGAGTTCGACCAGTCCGGCAAGGTGATCGATATCGAGGAAAAGCCGGCGTCGCCGCGGTCCAACTATGCGGTGACGGGCCTGTATTTCTACGACGGCGATGCCAGTCGCCATGCCGCAGCGCTGACGCCCTCCGCCCGTGGCGAGTTGGAGATCACCGACCTCAATCGGCGCTATCTCCAGGAAGGGCAGTTGCACTTGGAAGCCTTGGGGCGCGGCTATGCGTGGCTGGATACCGGTACGCATCAATCGTTGCACGAAGCCTCCAATTTCATCGAGACCATCCAGGCGCGCCAAGGGCTGCAAGTCTGCTGCCCGGAGGAGATCGCGTTCCTGCAGGGATGGATCGACGCCGAACAATTGCAACGTTTGGCGCTTCCAATGGTCAAGAACAGCTATGGCCTGTATTTGCAGGCGCTGGCAAAACGAGGAAAGCTTCTTTGA
- the rfbB gene encoding dTDP-glucose 4,6-dehydratase: MATWLVTGGAGFIGGNFVLEAVARGIRVINLDALTYAGNLNTLASLDGNPDHVFVHGDIGDRDLVCRLLAEYQPDAVVNFAAESHVDRSIDGPGAFIQTNVVGTLGLLESVRDHWKALSDGSRNAFRFLHVSTDEVYGTLGETGKFSETTPYAPNSPYSASKAASDHLVRAFHHTYGLPVLTTNCSNNYGPYHFPEKLIPLVIAKALAGEPLPVYGDGKQVRDWLFVGDHCEAIRTVLAKGKVGETYNVGGNAEKQNIEVVQAICALLDARRPREDGKPRASQITYVADRPGHDRRYAIDASKLKNELGWEPQYTFEQGIALTVDWYLSHQDWVRGVLDGSYRLERMGALQ; encoded by the coding sequence TTGGCGACTTGGCTCGTGACCGGCGGCGCCGGTTTCATCGGCGGTAATTTCGTGCTCGAGGCAGTGGCGCGCGGCATCCGTGTAATCAACCTGGATGCGTTGACCTATGCCGGAAACCTGAACACGCTGGCGTCGCTGGACGGCAACCCTGACCATGTGTTCGTGCACGGGGATATCGGCGACCGCGATCTGGTGTGCCGCCTGCTCGCCGAGTACCAGCCCGACGCCGTGGTCAATTTCGCTGCCGAAAGCCACGTGGACCGCTCGATCGACGGGCCAGGCGCCTTCATCCAGACCAATGTGGTCGGCACCCTCGGCTTGCTGGAGTCGGTGCGCGATCACTGGAAGGCGCTGTCGGACGGCAGCCGCAACGCGTTCCGCTTCCTGCACGTGTCCACCGACGAGGTCTACGGCACGCTCGGCGAGACCGGCAAGTTCAGCGAAACCACGCCGTATGCGCCGAACTCGCCGTATTCGGCGTCCAAGGCCGCGTCCGACCACCTGGTGCGCGCGTTCCACCACACCTACGGTTTGCCGGTGCTGACCACCAACTGCTCCAACAACTACGGCCCGTACCACTTCCCGGAAAAGCTCATTCCGCTGGTGATCGCCAAGGCGCTGGCCGGCGAGCCGCTGCCGGTATACGGCGATGGCAAGCAGGTGCGCGACTGGCTGTTCGTCGGCGATCACTGCGAGGCGATCCGCACCGTGCTGGCCAAGGGCAAGGTGGGCGAGACCTACAACGTCGGCGGCAATGCGGAAAAGCAGAACATCGAGGTGGTGCAGGCGATCTGCGCGCTGCTGGACGCGCGGCGTCCGCGCGAAGACGGCAAGCCGCGCGCCAGCCAGATCACCTATGTCGCCGACCGGCCTGGGCACGACCGACGCTACGCGATCGACGCGTCCAAGCTGAAGAATGAACTGGGCTGGGAGCCCCAGTACACCTTCGAACAGGGCATTGCGCTCACCGTGGACTGGTACCTGAGCCACCAGGACTGGGTGCGGGGCGTGCTCGACGGCAGCTATCGGCTGGAACGCATGGGCGCGTTGCAATGA
- a CDS encoding electron transfer flavoprotein subunit beta/FixA family protein, which produces MKILVAYKRVVDYNVRIQVKPDGSGVVTEGVKLSANPFDEIALEEALRLRDAGIASEVVVATIAPADAAAHLRNGLAMGANRAIHVVADAAIQPLTAARTLLKLVEQEQPDLVILGKQAIDDDANQTGQMLATLWGRPQATFAGKLVVADGKATVTREVDAGLETLEVDLPAVVTTDLRLNEPRFIKLPDIMKAKSKPLQTLAFADLGVEANDSLTTTHYAPPAKRSRGVMVKDAAELVAALKQKGLL; this is translated from the coding sequence ATGAAAATCCTCGTCGCCTACAAGCGCGTGGTGGACTACAACGTCCGCATCCAGGTCAAGCCGGACGGCTCCGGCGTGGTCACCGAGGGCGTCAAGCTCTCCGCCAACCCGTTCGACGAAATCGCCCTGGAAGAGGCGCTGCGCCTGCGCGACGCCGGCATCGCCAGCGAGGTGGTGGTCGCCACCATCGCCCCGGCCGATGCCGCCGCGCACCTGCGCAACGGCCTGGCGATGGGCGCCAACCGCGCCATCCACGTGGTCGCCGACGCGGCGATCCAGCCGCTGACCGCCGCGCGCACCCTGCTCAAGCTGGTCGAGCAGGAGCAGCCGGACCTGGTGATCCTCGGCAAGCAGGCGATCGACGACGACGCCAACCAGACCGGGCAGATGCTGGCCACGCTGTGGGGCCGGCCGCAGGCGACCTTCGCCGGCAAGCTGGTGGTGGCCGACGGCAAGGCCACGGTGACCCGCGAGGTCGACGCCGGCCTGGAGACCCTGGAAGTGGACCTGCCGGCGGTGGTCACCACCGACCTGCGCCTGAACGAGCCGCGCTTCATCAAGCTGCCGGACATCATGAAGGCCAAGAGCAAGCCGCTGCAGACGCTGGCCTTCGCCGACCTGGGCGTGGAGGCCAACGACAGCCTCACCACCACCCACTACGCCCCGCCGGCCAAGCGCAGCCGCGGCGTGATGGTCAAGGATGCCGCCGAACTGGTGGCCGCACTCAAGCAGAAGGGGTTGCTGTAA
- a CDS encoding electron transfer flavoprotein subunit alpha/FixB family protein, with amino-acid sequence MAKILVVAEHLNGQLNAATAKCVSAAQALSAEAIDIVVLAADPAAVAAQAAQIAGVARVLTVANPANEHAIAQVLGPQIAALAAGYTHVFGPSTTFGKDLMPVVAALLGVNQISDLMAVDGDYAFKRPIYAGNAIISVQAPSDQIVVATVRSASWPEAAQGGSAAVEAASVDAALPSHTRFVGLAAGKSDRPDLQSAKRVVSGGRGVGSAENFQIVYQLADKLSAAVGASRAAVDAGYVPNELQVGQTGKIIAPELYVAVGISGAIQHLTGIKDAGTIVAINKDPESPIFEIADIGLVGDLFTVLPELEKAL; translated from the coding sequence ATGGCCAAGATCCTCGTCGTCGCCGAACATCTCAACGGGCAGCTCAACGCCGCCACCGCCAAGTGCGTCAGCGCCGCGCAGGCGCTGTCGGCCGAGGCCATCGACATCGTCGTGCTGGCCGCCGATCCGGCCGCGGTGGCCGCCCAGGCCGCGCAGATCGCCGGCGTCGCCCGTGTCCTGACTGTCGCCAATCCTGCCAACGAACACGCCATCGCGCAGGTGCTGGGCCCGCAGATCGCCGCCCTGGCGGCGGGCTACACCCACGTGTTCGGCCCCTCCACCACGTTCGGCAAGGACCTGATGCCGGTGGTGGCGGCCCTGCTCGGCGTCAACCAGATCTCCGACCTGATGGCCGTGGACGGCGACTACGCGTTCAAGCGCCCGATCTACGCCGGCAACGCCATCATCAGCGTGCAGGCGCCGTCCGACCAGATCGTGGTCGCCACCGTGCGCAGCGCCTCCTGGCCGGAAGCGGCGCAGGGCGGCAGCGCGGCGGTCGAAGCGGCCAGCGTGGACGCGGCGCTGCCGAGCCACACCCGCTTCGTCGGTCTCGCCGCCGGCAAGTCCGATCGCCCCGACCTGCAGAGCGCCAAGCGCGTGGTCTCCGGCGGCCGCGGCGTCGGCTCGGCGGAGAACTTCCAGATCGTCTACCAGCTCGCCGACAAGCTGAGCGCAGCGGTCGGCGCCTCGCGCGCGGCGGTCGACGCCGGCTACGTGCCCAATGAGCTGCAGGTTGGCCAGACCGGCAAGATCATCGCGCCGGAGCTGTACGTGGCGGTCGGCATTTCCGGCGCCATCCAGCACCTGACCGGCATCAAGGACGCCGGCACCATCGTCGCGATCAACAAGGACCCGGAATCGCCGATCTTCGAGATCGCCGACATCGGCCTGGTCGGCGACCTGTTCACGGTGCTGCCGGAGCTGGAAAAGGCGCTCTGA
- a CDS encoding UbiA family prenyltransferase, producing the protein MTLEKRALCVDLDGTLLRSDVLYESLLSLLARNPLYALLVPFWLLRGKAAVKRELASRVSLAPETLPYDERVIEILRTTQQRPRVLCTASDRLLVAPIADHLGLFEDVIASDGDINLAGQRKAEALVARYGEKGFDYVANGRVDLDVWKHSARAIVVNAGSSLADKAARVTQVETHLPARNGGLGAWIKAFRLHQWLKNLLVFVPLLTAHQFLNGKALIDAGLAFLAFSLCASGVYLLNDLLDLTPDRLHERKRKRPFAAGSLPLLHGLLAAPALTMAGLGLALWCSSDFLVVLVCYYVMTLAYSFKLKRIVMIDVVLLAALYTVRIVGGTAAIDAVMSFWLLAFSMFIFLSLALLKRYTELAAALSNGKLQAAGRGYSVTDLSLIQSLGAASGYCAVLVLALYINSPQSVALYRHPQVLWLLCPVLLYWTSRTWIVAHRGEMHDDPVVFAATDRVSQVVIAVAGLVALLAI; encoded by the coding sequence GTGACACTAGAAAAGCGGGCCCTTTGCGTAGACCTCGATGGCACGCTGCTTCGTTCTGATGTTCTTTACGAATCCCTTTTGTCGCTGCTGGCGCGCAATCCCTTATACGCGCTGCTAGTTCCATTCTGGCTGCTTCGCGGCAAGGCAGCAGTAAAGCGCGAGCTTGCGTCGCGGGTCAGTCTAGCGCCTGAAACTCTTCCCTACGACGAGCGCGTGATAGAAATTTTGCGGACCACGCAGCAGCGGCCGCGCGTGCTCTGCACCGCATCCGACCGGTTGTTGGTGGCACCTATCGCCGATCATCTAGGACTGTTTGAAGACGTCATTGCAAGTGACGGCGACATCAACCTAGCCGGACAGCGTAAAGCGGAAGCCCTAGTGGCTCGCTACGGCGAGAAAGGGTTCGACTATGTTGCAAACGGACGCGTTGATCTGGATGTCTGGAAGCATTCCGCTCGAGCGATCGTTGTTAACGCCGGTTCTTCGCTGGCAGACAAGGCCGCGCGCGTCACCCAAGTCGAAACACATCTTCCCGCTCGAAATGGCGGGCTCGGCGCTTGGATCAAAGCGTTCCGGTTGCATCAATGGTTGAAGAACCTGCTGGTCTTTGTGCCGTTGCTGACAGCGCATCAATTCCTTAACGGGAAGGCACTAATCGATGCTGGGCTCGCGTTTCTGGCATTCAGCTTGTGCGCATCCGGCGTCTATCTGCTGAATGACCTGCTGGACCTCACTCCTGATCGCTTGCACGAGCGCAAGCGCAAGCGCCCTTTTGCGGCAGGCTCACTTCCTCTACTGCATGGATTGCTGGCCGCTCCGGCATTGACGATGGCCGGTCTTGGTTTGGCGCTGTGGTGTAGCTCTGACTTTCTTGTGGTTCTCGTGTGCTATTACGTCATGACGCTGGCCTACTCGTTCAAGCTCAAGCGAATCGTGATGATTGACGTTGTACTCCTGGCGGCCCTTTACACGGTTCGCATCGTCGGAGGTACGGCAGCGATTGACGCCGTCATGTCGTTCTGGCTCCTCGCCTTTTCGATGTTCATTTTCCTCAGTCTGGCTTTGCTCAAACGCTATACGGAATTGGCTGCAGCCCTCTCCAACGGCAAGTTGCAAGCCGCAGGGCGAGGCTATTCAGTCACCGATCTCTCATTGATCCAATCGCTGGGCGCTGCGTCGGGCTACTGCGCAGTCTTAGTGCTTGCCCTCTACATCAATAGTCCACAAAGCGTAGCCCTTTACCGGCATCCGCAAGTGCTCTGGTTGTTGTGCCCGGTCCTCCTTTACTGGACCAGCAGGACATGGATCGTGGCCCACCGCGGCGAGATGCATGACGACCCAGTGGTATTCGCCGCAACCGATCGCGTTAGCCAAGTCGTGATCGCTGTGGCCGGACTCGTAGCGCTTCTCGCGATATGA
- a CDS encoding FAD-binding oxidoreductase — MTDTTGQSWGRYPRVEQRLHRLYDRNTPLPALREAALPHGNGRSYGDSCLNPGGTLYLTRGLDRFIAFDPATGILRCEAGVTLDEVIRLVLPQGWFLPVTPGTRYATVGGAIANDVHGKNHHRAGSFGNHLLAMELLRTDGSRHLLQAGHPSGLFEASVGGLGLTGIILWAELRLRRVPGPWLETECIRFQNLDEFFALSQASSSGYEYTVAWIDCLAKGKQMGRGHFLRSDHAPGDRRSEPRQGQRNMPLTPPFSMVNSLTLGAFNTAYYWRQPSIRKRYSAHYRSYFYPLDGIANWNRMYGPKGFLQHQCALPSETARDAVSALLTEISHSGSGSFLAVLKEFGNIPSLGLLSFPRPGTTLALDFPNTGQDVFRLLDRLDRVVAHAGGAIYPAKDARMSAEIFKSGFPAWQQFQRYVDPQLSSGLWRRVTEV, encoded by the coding sequence ATGACGGATACTACGGGTCAATCCTGGGGGCGTTATCCGCGGGTAGAGCAGCGTCTGCACCGCCTTTATGACAGAAACACGCCGCTGCCGGCGCTACGCGAGGCCGCGCTGCCACATGGCAATGGCCGAAGCTATGGCGATAGTTGCCTCAATCCGGGGGGTACGCTGTATCTAACTCGCGGCCTAGATCGCTTCATCGCATTCGACCCTGCGACGGGTATTCTTCGTTGCGAGGCCGGGGTGACGCTGGATGAGGTCATTCGTCTTGTGTTACCGCAGGGATGGTTTCTGCCGGTCACTCCCGGGACGCGATATGCGACAGTTGGGGGCGCGATCGCTAACGACGTACACGGGAAGAATCATCATCGCGCAGGTAGCTTTGGCAATCATCTCCTTGCTATGGAGCTTTTGCGAACCGACGGAAGTCGCCATCTATTGCAAGCCGGTCACCCCAGCGGGCTGTTTGAGGCATCCGTGGGAGGGCTCGGTCTCACAGGCATCATTCTATGGGCTGAACTGCGACTGCGCCGAGTGCCGGGTCCATGGCTGGAAACCGAGTGCATTCGCTTTCAGAACCTGGATGAGTTCTTCGCATTGTCGCAGGCTTCTTCCAGCGGATACGAATACACCGTTGCCTGGATCGACTGTCTCGCCAAGGGCAAACAAATGGGTCGCGGGCACTTCCTGCGTAGCGATCACGCCCCTGGCGACCGGCGTTCAGAGCCAAGGCAAGGCCAACGCAACATGCCGCTCACCCCCCCCTTTTCCATGGTCAATAGCTTGACCTTGGGAGCCTTTAATACAGCTTACTATTGGCGCCAACCATCCATTAGAAAGCGATACTCTGCGCACTATCGCAGCTATTTCTACCCACTGGACGGCATCGCGAACTGGAATCGCATGTATGGCCCCAAGGGGTTTCTACAGCACCAGTGCGCGCTACCCTCGGAAACAGCACGCGATGCCGTTTCTGCGCTACTGACTGAAATCTCACATAGCGGTAGCGGCTCCTTCCTCGCTGTTCTCAAGGAGTTTGGAAACATACCGTCTCTAGGGCTGCTATCTTTTCCGCGCCCTGGAACGACACTTGCGCTCGATTTCCCTAATACTGGACAAGACGTATTCCGCTTGCTCGATCGACTTGACAGAGTCGTGGCACATGCCGGAGGAGCAATCTATCCAGCGAAAGACGCGCGCATGTCGGCAGAGATTTTCAAAAGCGGCTTCCCGGCGTGGCAGCAGTTTCAGCGATATGTCGATCCACAACTTTCTTCTGGCTTATGGCGTCGCGTAACGGAGGTTTAA